The Cervus canadensis isolate Bull #8, Minnesota chromosome 24, ASM1932006v1, whole genome shotgun sequence nucleotide sequence TCCAAATGTGGGGAAACAATAGGTCAAGTGTACCCTCTTATTTCCAGCCAGAGGAACGGAGGCCCAGAGGGGACAGGACTTCTGCGAAGGGACTCCCATCGCCACCCTGCCAACTTGCCATCTCAAATCCGAgatgaaaatgacaaaaataagagCGCATTCTCTTCATGTCTGCAGCAGACGCGCTGTGCTATTGGTAATGCGAACCGCCTCCTTGGTGGAGGCCTCGGTGGGTGCTGGCGCTTTGCAAGTGAGATATGTCCACCTTGTCCCCGCCATGTGGGACAGGACAACCTGTCACGACCCTGTGACATGTGAGAGGACAGCCGTCTCACAGCACAGGACTGTTGCTGGGCTTGcccacccccttcctctcccaccGCTGGGGGTGTGGCTCCGTCTGCGTCTGCCCGCTGCCCGCTGCCCGCTCTGAGAAGGGCCCTGGCCTCTTGGGCCGCTTCTTGGGGCTGTTGTCATCCAGAAccgagggaagagggagggaaaggcaGAGGGGCAGTTTGTCAGGGGTGGTTTTTCTGAAGGATGTGGGAGGCcttagagagagggagagaggggaaacgAAAAAAGAAAGGGCTGGAtggggagacagaaagagaagtgaaagcaggtTTTTCAGAAGCACCACTCTGTGCTCTGTATCTGTCCCCGTCATGATGCTCAAGAAATGCAAGACCAGGATGGGCAGGACTTTGAATTGGGTCACTTCTCACTGGTTCGTTGCCACTCTGATTTTCTGGGATGGATGAGCTTCATAAAGTGTTAAAGTGAGGATGCTTATCCTGGTTAACAGGGAAACTGAGACTTGTGACTTGGCCAGAGCATGGGTGAGGCCTCCGTAGTTACAGGCTGAAAGTGAGAAGGCCTGCTGACTGGGCTTGAATACTGGCGATGGTACTAACTATATGGGAGAACTGGAGTCAATCCCTTAGTCCCCAGGtgggtgcctcagtttccccacggTGTGTAGAGCCGAGTTAGGCTGTGAAAAGGGCTCAGGACAGTAAAGGAGGCCCCTGGCCCGGGTGTTCCCGCCTCCAGGAGCCCTGCCCGCACTCACCCAGGCTCTGCAGTGTGGCCACCAGCCCCCCGGCCGGCACTCCGCCCCCGTTCGCCACGGCCGACCAGCTCATCAGTGAGGCGGCCACCGAGTTGGCGGCGATGCCGGTGCCCGCGAAGCCCAGCACGGGCAGTGCCGCGGCCATGAGTCCTGCAGGGAGAGGAGGGCGGTGGGCGAGGGACGCCGGCTGCAGGGCCCGCCTGCATCTTCCGGGCTCCCCACCCTGCAGACCTACCACCTCCGACGGCCATGTAGGTCACCATGCCCCAGAAGCTCGAGTCGTTGTTTTCCTCTGAGCGTCTTTTCTCGTCTGGAAGGAGAATGGACAAAGCCCAGTGGAGAGCAAGGTCCCCTATTCTGTGCCCGAAGCTCCAGACCACCCGGACAGGTAGGACCACCATCCTCCCATTTTGGAGAGCCTCAATGAAGGATAGCGGCTTTTCGCAGGTCGCCGGGCCTGGCACAGAACTGGCTTGAATACATTTCGAGAGAATGGACGAACGGACAGAGCAGGGATTCAAACCTGGGGCTCTGGCTACagggaccaccccccacccccgccgcgcTGTCCGTTGGAATAGCTCCTCTCATTCAGAGGCATGCCTGGGTCTCTAAACGAGGGATCCTGAAACTCTCCGCTTCTTAATCCTTAGGTGCCCCAAGATCCTTACCTTCCTCCTGGTGGCAGCCGCAGGTGTAGAGTAGCAGGTAACACAGGAAGAGCGATACTGCCTTCTGCCGCATGGTGGCGCAGCTCAAGGCTTTGTCACCGTCCCTGGGACAGGGGCAGAGGAAAGAGACGGTCCTCTTATTGGAACCACGCCCGTTCGGTGGTAATTCCCTTTCGATGCGAGGATAAGTCCACAAAAAGCATCAAGGTGCTCTGGACTGAGCCCAGGACCCCCTCTCAGGAGCCGCAGGCTTTTCGTTTCTTCGCTGCACCAGCGACGCTGATGTTTTTGCCCCTCTAGTGGTCGTGAGAAttttctggctgtgtgaccttaaccAGGAAACCCGGGacttctttgaacctcagtttccttaactcTAAAGTGGGGGTGTTAATAGAGCCTATTTTAGGGGGTGGCTGTGGATTTTGCAACTGTGCACCATTGGATCTCTAGCATTTAGAACAGGACCTGTCACATAGGGTTTTCTAAACAATGGTTGTTGATAGACTTATTCTTCCAGTGCATTGAATATGACAGGCACCAAACGCTGCCTCAGATTAACTTCACTTTTCAGAAAGCAGAAAGGGATAAAGGAACTTGCCGGCGGTCACTCCCAAATCCTGCAGCCTAGACACACAATCAAGACCGGCAGGATCCAAGACCTATGCTCTTTCCATTACACCACAAAATAGAAACACagttccctgcccccaccacagTTTACCTTTAATGTGATCTTTGTCCATTCAATGCATTTTCcttgaaataaaaacaagcaagcagAAATCCCCCAAAACTTCCCCTGGACTGAGCACTTACTCAGCACTTTATGGCACGAGGTTAATTATACCTATAACAACCTCATGAAGTAGGTACCATTGTTCTCAACCACAtgttataaataaggaaactgaagctcagaaaaggGACACTCCTGAGCCTACCCAGCTAGGGAGAAGCAGAGTAAAGATTTAAAGCCACAGTTAACTGATGCCACACCCACACTTTGAACATCTGCTTCGGATCCCTTCGTCTATCCTCAAAGATAAACTCACCATCACATTAGATCCTATAATAAAGGGGTTTCAGAAATCATCCAGTCCTTTGGGCAGGTGAAGTAGCTTGATCCTCATTTTTAcagaactgaagcccagagaaatGAAGTGACAGGGTTAAGGCCACAGGCCGCTGACACAGCACCTATAAGCTAAATCTCATGACTCTTGGGGTTTCTTGCAACCCAAGCCCCTAAAAGCCCACCAACCCATCCCTTCAGACCAGTCTTAGTCCGGGCACTCAGGAGTATAGCCTCCCTGAGGAATGGGCATTCTAGCTCTTATGGAATAAGGCTCCCAGGCAGGCAGCCTGGCACACTTTATAGCTTCTGGGTTTACCTtggaggagagcagagaaagaatcttcctgcctgGATGGAGCCTGCTGCTAGAAGGGAGCAGAAGTGAAGTAACAGTCCTCAGGCTGGTTTTTTTATCACCCTTTCAGATTGCCTCCAAGTGGCCAATCAGTGTCAGAGTTTCTAGTTTCggttttttgtttcagtttctcGCGCTCTGCATCAGCTTTTCTCCTCCGTTCCAGTTCTGCTCAGTGACAACATCTCTGCTGAGCTGCTTAGTGGCTAAAAGACGAAATTCAAGCTGGAGACTTTCTGAACAGCTCAGAGTATTCAAAGCAGGTCAAACTAGACTGGGATCCACAGTCCTACTGGGCTTAGTGAAGCCAGACCACCAGCTCCTCCTAAGGCAGAAAGTCTCTGACAATTTAATTGAGTTAATAATAATGCCTACCATTTAttggggagcttccctggtggctcagaggtaaagaatccacctacaatacaggagactcaggtttgatccctgggtcgggaagatcccctagagaaagaaatcacaacccactccagtattctgggaatactgggaaatcccatggacagaggaggctggtgggctacatacagtccatgggatcacaaaagagtcagacatgacttgcatgcatgtgtgctcagtcgcttcagttgttcccgattctttgtgaccccatggacagtagcccaccaggttcctcagtctatggaattctccaggcaaggatactggagtgggttaccatgcttcctccaggggatcttctgacccagggattgaactcgaatatcctgcatctcctggattgcaggcagattctttactgttaagacaccagggaagcc carries:
- the IFI6 gene encoding interferon alpha-inducible protein 6; the protein is MRQKAVSLFLCYLLLYTCGCHQEEDEKRRSEENNDSSFWGMVTYMAVGGGLMAAALPVLGFAGTGIAANSVAASLMSWSAVANGGGVPAGGLVATLQSLGASGGSALMAKIGALLGYTVHKQVESRQERKEKK